From the genome of Metabacillus dongyingensis:
TGTACCGTTAGATGAATTAGATGGATGGGATAAAGTAAAAGAAAGCCGTAAGATGGAAAATACAATGAAGGGTTGGGAATTTGCTGACGGCCGCCAATATGTATTGCCAATTTACTCAAATGCGATGTTGTTTGGCTGGAGATTAGACATTTTAAAAGAACTTGGATTTAACGAACCACCGAAAACTTACAGTGAAATGTTAGATGTGGCTAAGAAATTAAAAGAAAAATATCCTGATAAGTATGTGTGGGCAAAAGCAGACCTTGCTGATCCAACAGCTTGGAAGAGATGGTTCGACTTCTTCATGTTGTATAATGCGGCCTCAGACGGTAACAAGTTTGTTGAAGGTACTAAATTTACAGGCGATGAAAATGCAGGTGTACAAGTACTAGGGTTTATGGATGATTTACGTCAAGCAGACGCATTATTAACAAGGCAGTCAAAAGATCCTTTTGAATCTGGTTTAGGGATTTTCGTAGATGTTGGTCCTTGGACTATTCCATACTGGGCAGAAAAATTCCCGGAAATGAAATATAACGAAACTTATACATTAGCCCCACCTCCTGTTCCAGATGAAATGGATACAAAAGAAGTTAAAACTTTCGCTGATACAAAAGGTATAGTCGTTTACGCTTCTGCAACGAAAGAACAACAAAAAGCAGCCATGAAATTCATTAACTGGGTATACTCAAACCCTGAAAATGATTTGAAATGGCTTGAAAAGACGAACTTACCGCCAGCACGTGACGATTTAACAACAAATGAAACATTTAAGCCGTTCCTTGATAAAAATCCAGCATTACAACCATATGCAGCAGCCGTTCCAAATGCAATTCCGCCAATGGATAACGCTAAATATAATGATATTCAAACGTTTATTGGTCAACATGCTTTCAATCCAGTGGTAAAGGGTGATAAAAATCCCAAAACTGCTTGGAAGGATATGAAAGCGGCCATTGAGGAGGCTCTCAAATAATGAGCACAAAACAAGGAAGGATGGGCTGGCTTTTTGCCAGTCCTTATCTTTTATATGCAATCGTTTTCTTTCTAATACCACTCGTGTGGTCACTGTTTTTATCTATGACTGATTGGAATTTAATTGCACCAACTTTTAGTTTTGTTGGATTAGAAAATTATGCAGAGGCTTTTCGAAGTGCTGGTGTCCAAAGTGCTTTTTTCGTGACCTTTAAATTTATGGCTGTTTTTGTGCCATTAGTTATTGCTTCTTCAATTATTGTGGCCCTAATCGTTCAGGGATTACCAAAATTTAAAGGGCTGTTTTTAATTGGATTTTTCCTGCCGTACTTAGCTTCCGGAGTTGTTTCCTCACTGATCATAAAAGGACTATTATCTTACAACAGTCCGATTAATGAATTTTTGCGTAATGCCTTTGGCTTGGATATTAACTGGCTTGGTTCACCATTTGGAGCACTCTTCGTTGTAGCGGTGATTATCGCCTGGAAATTCACCGGATACTATGCGCTGATTTTGACATCCGGGTTTGAGAGCATTAATAAGGAAGTATATGAAGCGGCGATGATTGATGGGGTAAATGGTTGGCAGCGTTTTTGGAAGATTACTTTTCCGCTCCTTTACCCTGCTTTATTTACGGTTTTAATTTTATCGATTGGTGTTACGTTTGGTATTTTCACTGAGGTTTATCAATTAACAGGCGGAGGACCAAATTTTGCAACCAATACATGGCAAATGGAGATTTTCACAAGAGCGTTCTCAAATCTTCAAGCAGGTTATGCTTCAGCGATTGCGATTATTGCTTCCGTTGTAACGTTTATTTCGATTTTTATCATTCGAAAACTCTTAGAAATGTGGGGAAAACGATATGGGTGGAGCTAAGAAAAATGGATTATGGTTACGTTACCTAATTGCCATTGTTCTCTTACTGATGATGATCTTTCCGTATATTTATATGGTGCTAAATTCTTTTGCTGATTGGAATCAAGTAGATAAGAAGCTAATTCCGACAGAATACTCTTTGAAATCGTATCAATGGCTGTTAGGCGGTGGAGAAGCACTAATTCCAAGGCCATGGGTGAATGCGTTTTTTAACAGTTTTATTGTCTCTACTGGTTCTACTTTGTTAATGATGGTTTCTGCGGTAATGGTTGCATATGCATTAGCAAAAATTCCGTTTAAAGGAAGAGACACCATTAATAACTTTATTTTATTTCAAATGTTCTTTCCGGCAATTATATTGCTGATCCCAACGTTCCTTGTCATTCAAAAAATCGGAATGTATGACTCATATTGGGGAATGATTTTGCCGAAAGCAATGAGTCTATGGGCTGTATTTATGTATACGAACTTTTTCAAGGCGATTCCAGACACGTTTATTGAAGCTGCAAAATTAGATGGTGCAAACGAATGGCAAATTATGTTCAAAGTCGTCATGCCAATGTCTAAATCGATTACTACTGTTATTTTCTTATTCCTGTTTATGGAAAGATGGACAGAACTATTATGGGATATGATAGTTGCAAAGAGTGACGATATGCTAACGCTGAATGTCCTTTTATCTCAAATGTTCGGTCCATATGGCGGATATCCAGGCCCGTTGTATGCCGCATCTGTAATATTAACAATGCCGATCTTAATTATTTTCTTGCTTTTCGCGAAAAAGTTCCAAGAAGGTATGCAATTTACACTTAAGTAATCCAAGACTGGAGTTCTTACACAATGGTTAATTGGTGGAAACAATCGACTTTTTATGAAATCTATATGCCAAGCTTTAAAGACGGAAATGGCGATGGAATTGGTGATTTTGCTGGAATCACCTCTAAACTTGACTATCTAAAAGAGTTAGGGATTGATGGACTGTGGCTCACTCCCTTTTATCCTTCTCCAAAGGTCGATAACGGTTATGACATTTCCGAATACAAATCTATTGATCCTGATTATGGAACGATGGAGGATTTTGAGGTTTTCATTAAGGAAGCACATCAGCGTGGTATCCGAGTGATTGCCGATTTAGTTTTGAACCATACCTCAACTGATCATAAATGGTTCCAAGAGTCAAAGGCGACAAAGAATCATCCGAAACGTGAGTGGTATATTTGGAGAGATGAGCCGAACAATTGGGAATCGTTCTTTGGAGGCTCTGCATGGGAATATAATGAAGTGACAAACCAATATTATTACCACGCGTTTGCGAAGGAACAGGCTGATTTAAATTGGGCCAATCCTGAAGTGAAGCAAGCTATGTTTGATGTGATGAAATTTTGGCTTGAAAAGGGAGTCGATGGTTTCCGGCTTGATGTCATCAATTTCTTAAAGGTCAATGATTCTTTCAAAGACAATCCATATGACCATGAAAAGAATGAACAAAATCACTTATACGATAAAGACCAAGAAGGTATTTTACGGATTATTACAGAAATCGCCAAGTTTGTGCATCAGTTTCCCGATAAATTCCTTGTTGGTGAGGTTGGTTCCGAGGACCTGAAGATTCTAAAACAATATTCTGGTCTTAACAAATTAGATGTTGTCTTTAATTTTAATATCGGGAGTATCGGGGAGTTTGATTCGGATAAAATCTTTCAGCAATTAGAGGAAACGGAGCAAGTTTATCATCCAGCCCAAATTCCAACCTTGTTCTTTTCAAGTCATGATATATCTCGACATATTTCAAGGTTTGGCGGCGATGAGGACCGAGCCAAGCTAGTTGCTGCTTTGATGCTTACGGCGAAGGGTGTTCCTTTCATTTATTATGGCAATGAAATTGGGATGAGAGATTGGGTTGCCGATGACATCGTGAAAATGAAGGATGTCCAAGGATTAATGGCTTATGAGTTAGAAATTCAGTTAAACCAGTCGCATGAGAAGGCATTAGCTGCAGCTAATGAGAAATCGAGGGATAAGTCACGTACCCCGATGCAATGGAATTCACATTCTAATATAGGGTTTTCAGAGGCTACACCCTGGATTACAATTCCGACTCATGCTTACAAAATTAATGTTGAAAACCAGCAAAGTGATCCGAATTCAATGCTTTCTTTTTATAAAAGGCTGCTGAAGCTGCGAAAAGTACATTCTTCATTAAGTTTAGGGGATTATGAATTTTTACGTAATGAAAATGGAATGATCTATTTCGTAAGAAAAGATCAATTTGAAAAAATATTAGTTATCTTGAATTTTTCTGATCAATCAAAATCTCTCAATATAGCTGCCTGCTTTGCCTCGGATATAGAAATGCTGCTTTCATCAAAGCGAACGAGCTTAGAAAGTGGGAAAGTGGTAACAATTTTAGCAAATGAAGCAATGATCCTAAAGGGGGATATAAGAGATGAACCTATTAAGTAAAGGAAACACTCAAACTTGTGAACAGCTAGTAGAGGAATTCACTTCTAAAGCTCAACCAACCAATCCAGAAAAAATTGTATTCTCTGGTATTGGTGTAAATGATGTCTATAATATCAGCGCACCGTTTGAAGATGAAGGGGAGCTTGTGATTGCAGGACGAGTTGAATCACGGGATAGTGAACACTCCAATGTTTATTTTTTTGTCATGAAAAACGGTGAGTGGGTGCCAAGAGAAAATGCACCTGTTCTTGAAATGCAAGATCCTTTCTTCACTAAAATAGCAGGAGAGTTAGTATTGGGAGGCGTTCAAATCTTCCCTCATCCAACACTCGAAGGAAAACTTGGCTGGCGAACAGTTTTTTATAAAGGCCGATCGATTGCTAGCTTAAAAGAGTTTGCTAAAGGCCCAGATGGAATGAAAGACCTTCGACTTGTGGAGCTTGAGGATGGAAGTATCGGTGTATTAACAAGACCTCAAGGAGAAAAAGGCGGAAGAGGAAAAATTGGGTGGACCCGTATCTCTTCATTATCTGATTTGACAATTGAAGTGATCGACGAAGCACCTTTACTTGAAGACCAGTTTATTGACGAACAATGGGGCGGTGGGAACGAAGCGCACCTTTTAGCTAATGGTCTCATAGGCGTACTTGGGCATATTGCATCTTTTGATGAGGAAGGAAACCGCCACTACTATCCAATGGTATTTGTACTTGATCCGGAAACAGGTGCATTTTCTGATATGGAGCTAATCGCAACAAGAAGCCAGTTCCTTCCTGGTCCATCGAAGCGCCCAGACTTAGCAGATGTTGTGTTTAGTGGGGGGTTAGTTCGAAAATCAGATGGCACGGCTGATCTTTATGCAGGCATTAGTGATGCTGAAGCTCAAAAAATCACCATAACCGATCCGTTTTTACCATTTGAGCAAAAATTCAGTATTAAGGAGAAATCAAAATGAACGTATATAGATATGAAGAGAACCCATTGGTCACACCAGCACATGTAAAACCGCATCGACCTGATTTTGAAGTGATTGGTGCCTTTAATGCAGGGATTGCAACATATAATGATGAAATTATTATGCTGCTCCGTGTTGCTGAACGACCAATTAGTGATGATTTAAATATTGTAAAAGCACCTATTTATCGCCCGCAAACGAATGAACTAGAGATTATAGATTTTAATTTAAATGATCCTGCTTATGATTTCTCTGATCCGCGTGTGATTCGGGAAAATGGCGATAAACAAGGTTTTAAGTACTTAACTTCTTTGTCGTATTTACGTATTGCACGAAGCAAAGATGGTCATCAGTTCACCATTGATGACAACCCATTTGTTTACCCATCCAATGAATTAGAAACCTTTGGAATTGAAGACCCGCGGATTACACAAATAGAAGATACCTATTATATTTACTTTAGTGCTATTTCACCAGTAGGCGTTGGAGAATCAATGGTTTCCACTAAAGATTTTGTAACTACTGAACATCATGGTATGATTTTTGCGCCGGAAAACAAAGATGTTTTAATCTTCCCTGAAAAAATAAACGGAAAATATTATGCCATTCATCGTCCAGTACCGAAAAGTGTCGGAGAGCCAGAGATGTGGATTGCTGAATCGACCAATCTCTTACACTGGGGAAATCACAAGCATTTGCTAGGATTACGTGAAGGTATGTGGGATAGTGCGCGTATGGGCGGAGGAGCTGTTCCTTTTAAAACGAAAAAAGGCTGGCTTGAGCTTTACCATGGTGCAACCAAAGACCATCGCTATTGTATGGGAGCTGTATTACTTGATTTAGAAGATCCGACAAAGGTCATTGCTCGCTCCGATCAACCGATTCTAGAACCTGAAACTGATTATGAAGTAGAAGGGTTCTTTGGAAATGTAGTCTTTTCATGCGGGGCCATCGTTGAAGGCGATGTTGTCAAAATGTTTTACGGTGTTGCAGACACATCGATGGCTTGTGCTGAATTAAGCTTACAAGAAATTCTTGATTCATTGACTTATATTAAATAGAGAGCTTTTGTTGTGAGGATGACTCAAAGCAAAGGGACAAACCCCTCAACCCACAATATACTGAATTACCGCTTTTATTGTGAATGGTGAGGCGTTGTTCCTTATTGAGACATCCTCCTTTTCTTTTATATGCAAATTATCAAGGCAGGTGACGTTCCTATGAAAATAAATGAAAACTGGAAAATAAAACAATTTGATGTGGGGACTGCTCGTGACCTGGAAGTGGCTTCTCCTGAATATATTGATTATTTTTGGATGACAGCATCTGTACCTGGTGATGTTCATTCAACCTTAATTGACCGAAAATTGATTGAGGACCCTTTTTACGGACACAATGATCTCAAATGTCAGTGGGTAGAAGAAAACGTGTGGTGGTATCGCAACACCTTTGAGTTCTATGATGACGTCACGAAAGACGACCGCTATGAGTTGATCTTCGAGGGGCTTGATACGTTTGCTACGGTTTATTTAAACGGTGTAGAGCTAGGTTCAACAGAAAATATGTTTATTAGTCACACTTTTGAAGTGGCAAGGGAACTTAAGAGAGGAAAAAATGTTCTGGCCATAAAATTTGATCCAGTACATGTTCATGTAAAAGATAAGGTCCAATATTACTGGTCAGGATTCAGCAAGAAAAGGATATGGACACGAAAAGCTCAAAGTCATTATGGCTGGGACTGGGGCCCGCGCTTGGTTACTGCAGGGATTTGGAAAGATGTTCATTTAAAGAAAAGAACCTTTGCCAAAATCAATAATGTGTTTGCGAAAACAAAATTTATATCACAAGACAGAGCGATTGTCGAAGTGGATGTAGAAGTCGATTCTTTTAGGAGATTAAAAGATTATGAACTCTATGTAAATCTTTCCTATGGGGAAGAAAGGTTTGCAGCCAAAGTTAGAGTGGATCGCAAAAAAGCAACAGCTGTATTGGAAGTGGAAAATCCTAAGCTATGGTGGACACATGACATTGGGACGCCTCATCTTTATCTACTAACTGTTGAATTGTTTGCCGATGGTGTGAAAGTTGATGATAGACAGAAAGAGTTCGGGATTAGAACCATTGAAGTGCTTCGAAAAGATGAGGAAGGAAATCATTGTTTTACCTTTGTTTTAAATGGAGAAAAGGTATTTGCGAAAGGCGCTAATTGGATTCCGATTGATAGTTTCATTGGAGCAGTCCCGGATTCTCGTTATAAGCATTTAATCAAGATGTCCAAAGACGCGAATATGAATATGCTTCGCGTATGGGGCGGCGGCATCTATGAAAAAGATGTGTTTTATAACGAGTGTAATCGACTTGGCATTTTAGTCTGGCAGGATTTTATGTTTTCATGTGCTCTTTACCCCGATTACAATAAGAATTTTATGGCTAATGTCAAAGAGGAAATTATTCATGTTGTTAAAAGGCTTCGGAATCATCCTAGCTTGGCTTTATGGTGCGGCAACAATGAAAATGACTGGCTGTATGAAGCGTTGTTTTCGTCAGGGGAAATTAGCCATCCTTTTTACGGTGAAAAAATCTATCATGAATTAATGCCGGAATTGTTAGAAGAACTCGATCCAACTCGCTTGTTTTGGCCAAGTTCCCCATTTGGAGGAAATGACCACAATTCTAGAGACCAGGGAGATACACATAATTGGCAAGTTTGGCATGGTAATATTGAACCGAGAACATTTGGGGAGCCCCAGACGGTGGATTATAGTATCGAAGGGCTGTCGTTTAAAAATTTTAAAAATGATACCACAACCTTTGCAAGTGAATTTGGTATGCACGCTTCTTCCAATCGCTATACATTAGAGCGAAATATCCCTAAGGACCAATTTTTCTGGGGAAGCGAAGAAATGGCTTACCGCAATAAAGATATCCATCATCCAAAAGGAATTTTGTTAATGGAAGGATATACAGGAGTTCCGAAGGATTTAGATGAGTACATTGCTTTTTCAATGTTAACGCAGGCAGAAGGATTGAAATATGGAATCGAACATTATCGACGGAATAAACCACATACAAGCGGCGCACTATTTTGGCAGCTTAACGACTGCTGGCCGGGTACAAGCTGGTCCGTCATCGACTATTATTTATTGCCTAAGGCTTCCTATCATTATGCCAGAAAATTCTACAGCCCAGTTCTATTGACAGTGGATTATATCCCAGGGAGAGATTTATCTATTTGGGTTGTTAATGATCGCTTAGAAACCTATCAGGACGAAATTGAGCTGGCTGTTTATCTATTTAATGGTGAAAAAGTATTTTCAAAGCAATGGATGGTTTCAATTGAGGCAAATGTGTCGAAACAAGTGGCAGCAGTTTTAGAACAAGATGCTTTAGGCAGACTTCAACCAGATGAAGCTGTTTTCGTCATCCGCTCAAAGAATGATAGAACCTATGAAAACTTCTATTATTTCTGCGATCAAAAGGATTTGAAACTTGGTGATTCGGAATTAACAGTCTCCATAGACCAAGAGAAAAATGAGTTGACCGTTTCCGCAAATGTGCTATCGCGGATGGTAACGATTGAAATGGATATGGAGCAATTGGTAATCGAGGATAATTTCTTTGACCTACTTCCTAATGAGAGCAGAACTCTTAGGGTCGCGCAGGCAGAGGGAAAAGAAGTTCCTTGGGAGACTTTGAGAGTCAAGGCTATTAATAGTGTGAAACCAAAGGGGGCGTTATTATGAAAGCAGCGGTTTTACAAGGAACAAAGCAAATAGAAGTGATGGATTGGAACTATCGATCACCATCCCCGAAAGAGGTAATCGTAAGAGTAAAAAGCTGTGGTATTTGTGGAACAGATCAGCATATTTACCATGGCCATCCTGGTTCTGCTGAAGTCCATCCACCGATCGTTCTTGGGCACGAATTAGCCGGAGAAGTGGATGAGGTAGGTACTGAAGTATCTATCTTGCAAAAAGGGGACCGTGTTTCAATTGATCCGAACATTTATTGCGGGACATGTGAGTATTGTCGCAGCAACCGAGCTCATTTATGCAATCATCTTCAGGCAGTCGGTGTAACAAGAGATGGTGGAATGGGAGAGTATTGTGTTGTACCAGCAGCTAATTGTTACAAGATCCCAGGCCATATGACGTTTGAAGAAGCTGCTCTTGTTGAGCCATTAGGCTGTGTTCTACATGGTTTTAAGAAAATTCA
Proteins encoded in this window:
- a CDS encoding glycoside hydrolase family 13 protein — encoded protein: MVNWWKQSTFYEIYMPSFKDGNGDGIGDFAGITSKLDYLKELGIDGLWLTPFYPSPKVDNGYDISEYKSIDPDYGTMEDFEVFIKEAHQRGIRVIADLVLNHTSTDHKWFQESKATKNHPKREWYIWRDEPNNWESFFGGSAWEYNEVTNQYYYHAFAKEQADLNWANPEVKQAMFDVMKFWLEKGVDGFRLDVINFLKVNDSFKDNPYDHEKNEQNHLYDKDQEGILRIITEIAKFVHQFPDKFLVGEVGSEDLKILKQYSGLNKLDVVFNFNIGSIGEFDSDKIFQQLEETEQVYHPAQIPTLFFSSHDISRHISRFGGDEDRAKLVAALMLTAKGVPFIYYGNEIGMRDWVADDIVKMKDVQGLMAYELEIQLNQSHEKALAAANEKSRDKSRTPMQWNSHSNIGFSEATPWITIPTHAYKINVENQQSDPNSMLSFYKRLLKLRKVHSSLSLGDYEFLRNENGMIYFVRKDQFEKILVILNFSDQSKSLNIAACFASDIEMLLSSKRTSLESGKVVTILANEAMILKGDIRDEPIK
- a CDS encoding MTP-1 family protein → MNLLSKGNTQTCEQLVEEFTSKAQPTNPEKIVFSGIGVNDVYNISAPFEDEGELVIAGRVESRDSEHSNVYFFVMKNGEWVPRENAPVLEMQDPFFTKIAGELVLGGVQIFPHPTLEGKLGWRTVFYKGRSIASLKEFAKGPDGMKDLRLVELEDGSIGVLTRPQGEKGGRGKIGWTRISSLSDLTIEVIDEAPLLEDQFIDEQWGGGNEAHLLANGLIGVLGHIASFDEEGNRHYYPMVFVLDPETGAFSDMELIATRSQFLPGPSKRPDLADVVFSGGLVRKSDGTADLYAGISDAEAQKITITDPFLPFEQKFSIKEKSK
- a CDS encoding extracellular solute-binding protein; amino-acid sequence: MKIKKVASILFAASLTVSGLAACSTGNKEQNSGTKDGVTTIEFWAAPNPTQQVYWKEVAEEFTKENPEIKVNVSPMKESPTSEASIQSAIAGGSAPTMSENINRGFAAQLADSKALVPLDELDGWDKVKESRKMENTMKGWEFADGRQYVLPIYSNAMLFGWRLDILKELGFNEPPKTYSEMLDVAKKLKEKYPDKYVWAKADLADPTAWKRWFDFFMLYNAASDGNKFVEGTKFTGDENAGVQVLGFMDDLRQADALLTRQSKDPFESGLGIFVDVGPWTIPYWAEKFPEMKYNETYTLAPPPVPDEMDTKEVKTFADTKGIVVYASATKEQQKAAMKFINWVYSNPENDLKWLEKTNLPPARDDLTTNETFKPFLDKNPALQPYAAAVPNAIPPMDNAKYNDIQTFIGQHAFNPVVKGDKNPKTAWKDMKAAIEEALK
- a CDS encoding carbohydrate ABC transporter permease, with amino-acid sequence MSTKQGRMGWLFASPYLLYAIVFFLIPLVWSLFLSMTDWNLIAPTFSFVGLENYAEAFRSAGVQSAFFVTFKFMAVFVPLVIASSIIVALIVQGLPKFKGLFLIGFFLPYLASGVVSSLIIKGLLSYNSPINEFLRNAFGLDINWLGSPFGALFVVAVIIAWKFTGYYALILTSGFESINKEVYEAAMIDGVNGWQRFWKITFPLLYPALFTVLILSIGVTFGIFTEVYQLTGGGPNFATNTWQMEIFTRAFSNLQAGYASAIAIIASVVTFISIFIIRKLLEMWGKRYGWS
- a CDS encoding glycoside hydrolase family 130 protein, with the protein product MNVYRYEENPLVTPAHVKPHRPDFEVIGAFNAGIATYNDEIIMLLRVAERPISDDLNIVKAPIYRPQTNELEIIDFNLNDPAYDFSDPRVIRENGDKQGFKYLTSLSYLRIARSKDGHQFTIDDNPFVYPSNELETFGIEDPRITQIEDTYYIYFSAISPVGVGESMVSTKDFVTTEHHGMIFAPENKDVLIFPEKINGKYYAIHRPVPKSVGEPEMWIAESTNLLHWGNHKHLLGLREGMWDSARMGGGAVPFKTKKGWLELYHGATKDHRYCMGAVLLDLEDPTKVIARSDQPILEPETDYEVEGFFGNVVFSCGAIVEGDVVKMFYGVADTSMACAELSLQEILDSLTYIK
- a CDS encoding carbohydrate ABC transporter permease — encoded protein: MGGAKKNGLWLRYLIAIVLLLMMIFPYIYMVLNSFADWNQVDKKLIPTEYSLKSYQWLLGGGEALIPRPWVNAFFNSFIVSTGSTLLMMVSAVMVAYALAKIPFKGRDTINNFILFQMFFPAIILLIPTFLVIQKIGMYDSYWGMILPKAMSLWAVFMYTNFFKAIPDTFIEAAKLDGANEWQIMFKVVMPMSKSITTVIFLFLFMERWTELLWDMIVAKSDDMLTLNVLLSQMFGPYGGYPGPLYAASVILTMPILIIFLLFAKKFQEGMQFTLK
- a CDS encoding beta-mannosidase, giving the protein MKINENWKIKQFDVGTARDLEVASPEYIDYFWMTASVPGDVHSTLIDRKLIEDPFYGHNDLKCQWVEENVWWYRNTFEFYDDVTKDDRYELIFEGLDTFATVYLNGVELGSTENMFISHTFEVARELKRGKNVLAIKFDPVHVHVKDKVQYYWSGFSKKRIWTRKAQSHYGWDWGPRLVTAGIWKDVHLKKRTFAKINNVFAKTKFISQDRAIVEVDVEVDSFRRLKDYELYVNLSYGEERFAAKVRVDRKKATAVLEVENPKLWWTHDIGTPHLYLLTVELFADGVKVDDRQKEFGIRTIEVLRKDEEGNHCFTFVLNGEKVFAKGANWIPIDSFIGAVPDSRYKHLIKMSKDANMNMLRVWGGGIYEKDVFYNECNRLGILVWQDFMFSCALYPDYNKNFMANVKEEIIHVVKRLRNHPSLALWCGNNENDWLYEALFSSGEISHPFYGEKIYHELMPELLEELDPTRLFWPSSPFGGNDHNSRDQGDTHNWQVWHGNIEPRTFGEPQTVDYSIEGLSFKNFKNDTTTFASEFGMHASSNRYTLERNIPKDQFFWGSEEMAYRNKDIHHPKGILLMEGYTGVPKDLDEYIAFSMLTQAEGLKYGIEHYRRNKPHTSGALFWQLNDCWPGTSWSVIDYYLLPKASYHYARKFYSPVLLTVDYIPGRDLSIWVVNDRLETYQDEIELAVYLFNGEKVFSKQWMVSIEANVSKQVAAVLEQDALGRLQPDEAVFVIRSKNDRTYENFYYFCDQKDLKLGDSELTVSIDQEKNELTVSANVLSRMVTIEMDMEQLVIEDNFFDLLPNESRTLRVAQAEGKEVPWETLRVKAINSVKPKGALL